The DNA sequence CAATGGTAATATTCACAGCTAGGATGCAGACGCCCCTGATTTCAGACTGAATATGATACTTGCATTTGAGATCATCTGACTGGTAATAAGGTAGTTTACCATTAAGATGACAATTACTATCAAAGTACACTGCATTTGAGAACTGGTTTTGTTTTCAGCAGATGCACTGGTGATTacaaagaaaatataaataatatGAATATAACATGAAATTTACAACTGAGctattttccaaaaataatcGGAAACCTTACCCATGGCTTTTTTGAAGTGCCATGACGATGTGGTATTGGTGCATGGTTTTGGAGAATttgtatgaatatgaatatacaAGCACCCCCAATGAACGAATCTGGGCACTTTTTCAAgtatgagaaaatgaacgtctggttgccagaccacgtctcatttgagaagtggtacagtaggtgctagccaggctagcgaGCACCCCAAACCCCTGATATTGAGGCATTCTTAGGATATCTCCCATTCTACGGGGCAGATGCTCTCCAGCTCCGTTGCATTGGAAGGGAAGTGTCTGACCTGCCACCTTCAGGTGTCATCAGACCAAGTTGAGACTAGTTGAAACACTCAAGGACCCTCAGACTGGTCCTGAAGCCTATTGTcctggctacagtatgtgctttggTTCAAGGTGAACGTCTTATCATCTTACATGGCAGCCTTCATCCTTACTTCGGTTTGGTGTGAGAAACTGAAACCTGaactattttattttatcacCTGTTTCTTATTTAATGAGATGTTATTGCAACTATTAACAAGCTGATAATGGATATTGGTTAGTAGTTGGAGTCCTTTTGTGTTTCTAAGGGTTGTTAATATTAGTCCAGTTTCATTTTATGCCCTAGAAGTAGTTGTGCAGATGTGTCAGGTAGGATTGATTTTCTTACCTGGATCTTGTTATGCAGATTGGggtcaaataaacaaataaattgaTAAACTTCTCAGATTGCCACCAAAGATCCTCTCAACCCAATTAAACAAGATGTGAAGAAGGGAAATCTGCGGTACGTGGCCAACGTCTTCCCTCACAAAGGATACATCTGGAATTATGGAGCCATCCCTCAGGTATTGAACGGCTAGACAAAAGGTTCCAACTGAATGGGTCATCTGTGGATGGCATCATGTAATAATGTTAATGAAATGcaaacatttttggaaataaactcatggaacaaacacacacacacacacacacacacacacacacacacacacacacacacacacacacacacaccaccaccacccacatgCATCAATGGCACTTTTCCACCTTGTCTTTCTTCTGATGACTTTTTGTCCCACTACTAGACATGGGAAGACCCAGGGCACAAAGATAAAGATACCGGATGTTGTGGTGACAATGATCCAATTGATGTCTGTGAAATTGGCAGCAAGGTAATAATGCACCCTCAGATTTTCACCATAAACACACTAGTAAGAGATAATATTTTGATTTAATTGTCACAGATTTGACGCAAATAACGCTGGTATACACCAGTTTTCATCAGTAGTCAGTTAGAGAAAATTTTACTGTGCAACTTTCTTGGAGATAAAATGTCATTGCCTCAAACATTTTAGGTATGCTCGAGAGGGGAAGTCATCAAAGTTAAGGTGTTGGGTGTGTTGGCAATGATTGATGAAGGGGAAACGGATTGGAAAGTAATTGCAATCAATGTTGATGACCCTGAGGCAAAGGACTTCAACAGTAAGTCAATATCAGTGACCTTTTCAGACCACTGTATgaagtaatgtacagtatgcatctaATGCCTCTAAGTTGTTCTAATATTTAAACATGATATTTAAGCATGTGTATATAATAAAGATTGACACctttatgcattgattttgttATTCTGTGCACCAGATATTGACGACGTCCGAAAGCTGAAACCAGGCTATCTTGAAAATACAGTGGACTGGTTTAGACGCTACAAAGTGCCTGATGGAAAGCCTGAAAATCAGTTTGCCTTCAATGGAGAATTTAAAGACAAGGTTTGTATTTCCTTATCTGTAAACTAGGGAAATGAAAAGGTCTTTAAATGTGTATGGATAATGTCATCTCTGTGTATACACTCAttagatacatttttttttctgtattatAAAACGTTTtgcttggtttgttttgttttgccaaaTTTCAGGACTTTGCTATTGAGACAATCAAGAGCACCAATGGCTTTTGGAAGGATCTCATCTCTCAGGCGCCCAAAGAAGGGGGGCTGTGCTGGTAAGGAGACAATCATTTTTTACCGCTTTAATTGTGCCTTAGATCATAGCTGGACATATCTTGGCTTATGAAAGTATGTGTTACcattcaaatgtacacacactaagGATGACAAGTTTACATTATATTCATAAAATTACTTCACATATCTATGATTCCTGAATGTGATCTaaaatgttatgggcttgaaatcacGTGTGATCGCTGCACCTTTAAAATATTCCATGTTATTGATTTGTAACATCTTTACGCAGACTGCAGTGTTGATGTCTATTTGTGTCTCTCTTAATTGCAGCAAAAACACATGTGTCTCTGGAGATGGCCCCAACTGTTGCTCCAGCAGTGAAGCCCAAGCCGTTGTTGATGCTGTAAGACCAATTagcttttctcttcttttgagcaaacagacacacacggacacacacaacccaaaagGCTAACTATTTTTGTCTAGATGGCGAGTTTTAAAACCGCCTCCTTCATTTCGATGGTACGGTCAGGCCTGAAACCGTACAAAAATATGAGAATAACATGTTACCAAATATTTTGTGAAAATTCATTAGAAAGTTACACTAGATAGCTTCCATTGATACCTGTTGTACCGTTGTTGGTGTTTGCAAGGTAAGTCTGTTGGTAGTCAGTTAGCTTGTTGGTTTTAGATAAAAACGCCTTATTCACTAAGTGCTTATCCAAAAGCTGTTGGATAAGATACTGGTTGGTTATTTGACCAAGCTCATGAGGAACAGTTTAATTTGCTGATTGATTGAACTTTAACTGAAATGATTCTACACTGTACTTGAATCTCACACATGGGAGGTGGGCATACACGTAGATCAAAACTCCTAAAGCAATAAATCCTCTGGCTCAGACCTGCTTGCCAAC is a window from the Sardina pilchardus chromosome 18, fSarPil1.1, whole genome shotgun sequence genome containing:
- the ppa1b gene encoding inorganic pyrophosphatase, producing the protein MSFTVEERGNPNTLSFRLFFKNSEGKYISPFHDIPLYADESQNIFHVVIEVPRWTNAKMEIATKDPLNPIKQDVKKGNLRYVANVFPHKGYIWNYGAIPQTWEDPGHKDKDTGCCGDNDPIDVCEIGSKVCSRGEVIKVKVLGVLAMIDEGETDWKVIAINVDDPEAKDFNNIDDVRKLKPGYLENTVDWFRRYKVPDGKPENQFAFNGEFKDKDFAIETIKSTNGFWKDLISQAPKEGGLCCKNTCVSGDGPNCCSSSEAQAVVDATSPCGKEEPIPCSVDKWFYYKK